From the Gasterosteus aculeatus chromosome 13, fGasAcu3.hap1.1, whole genome shotgun sequence genome, one window contains:
- the anxa3a gene encoding annexin A3a translates to MASLWDDLESLANSPSSFTAPTGERGTIKPKAGFNAGDDVAALRNAIEGLGTKEKILIEILTRRSSAQRQLLCEAYKEATGRTLVEDLRGDTSGDLEELLVALATPPAAFDCHQVMKAMKGAGTNDGILIEIFASRSNQQIRALTDAYLKETQKKLTLDLRGEISGDFAKALLLLAEGKRDESAAVDAEKAKKDAKTLYDAGEKKWGTDESKFVDVLCRRSVPQLRQTLLEYKNVSGKTLQQSVEGEMSGALEELLVAIVKCVKSVPAYFAERLHASMKGGGTDESTLNRIMVSRSEIDLLDIRAEFKKLYKCSLLSAIKSDLSGLHGDCVEAICGGDD, encoded by the exons ATGGCGTCTCTATGG GACGACTTGGAAAGTCTGGCGAATTCTCCGTCATCCTTCACGGCGCCG ACCGGGGAGCGAGGAACCATCAAGCCCAAAGCCGGGTTCAATGCCGGAGACGACGTCGCTGCGCTGAGGAACGCCATCGAAGGACTCG GCACCAAAGAGAAGATTTTGATTGAGATCTTGACCCGTCGGAGCAGCGCCCAGAGGCAGCTCCTCTGTGAGGCCTACAAGGAAGCCACCGGCAGA ACGCTGGTGGAGGACCTGAGAGGAGACACCAGCGGagacctggaggagctgctggtggcgCTCGCCACTCCGCCCGCTGCCTTCGACTGCCACCAAGTGATGAAGGCCATGAAG GGCGCCGGGACCAACGACGGCATCTTGATCGAGATCTTCGCCTCCAGATCCAACCAGCAGATCAGAGCCCTGACGGACGCGTACCTGAAAG AAACGCAGAAGAAGTTGACCCTCGACCTCAGGGGGGAGATCTCTGGAGACTTCGCCAAGGCGCTGCTGCTCCTGGCCGAG GGCAAAAGGGACGAAAGCGCCGCGGTAGATGCGGAGAAGGCAAAGAAAGACGCCAAG ACCCTCTACGACGCCGGGGAGAAGAAGTGGGGAACGGATGAATCCAAATTCGTCGACGTCCTCTGCCGGAGAAGCGTCCCCCAGCTGAGACAAA CTCTGCTCGAATACAAGAACGTCAGCGGGAAGACCCTGCAGCAGAGCGTCGAGGGGGAGATGTCGGGggcgctggaggagctgctggtggccATCG TGAAATGCGTGAAGAGCGTGCCGGCCTACTTCGCCGAGCGCCTGCATGCGAGCATGAAG ggCGGTGGAACAGACGAGTCCACTCTGAACCGGATCATGGTGAGCCGGTCTGAGATCGACCTGCTGGACATCAGAGCCGAGTTCAAGAAGCTCTACAAGTGCTCGCTGCTCTCTGCCATCAAG TCGGACCTGTCCGGCCTGCATGGGGACTGTGTGGAGGCCAtctgtggaggagacgactga